In Bradyrhizobium sp. WBOS07, the genomic window GCCGATCAGTTAATAGCAGCTGTAGCCTGAATAGCCGTGGGCGCAGGGGTTTTTGTAGCCGCCATAGGTGTAGCGGCTGCTCGAGTCGTAATAATACGAACCATAGCCGGGGCTGCTGTAGTAGACCGGGCCGCTGTCGTAGTAGTAGCCCGGACCCGGATGATAGGCGTAGGCATCGCGGCTGGCTGCGATCGCCAGGCCAGTCGCGGCCAGGCCGAACATCGCTGCAGCGGCGGCGCCGCCACCACCGCCATGCCAATGACGACCGCCCGCGTAAGAGGCGGTGGGTGCAGCGGCGGTCAGAGCCACCACGGCGGCGGTAGCAAGAATGGCCTTGCGGCCCGCAATCTTGGAGAATCGGTCGAACATGTCTTGGGCCCTCCTTTGGGACCTGGGAATGGATGCCTGCGGACAGGCTCATGCATTCAAACCCGCATGACCTAAGTTGGGTTCCCCAACCCCAACACAAGCTGAACGGGGTTGCGTAATCGTGACGCAACCGTCGCTCATCCGCCGTTCATGTTGGCGCGCGCACGGTGTCGCCGGCCGGCGCTGCGAGCGTCACGAAACCATAACAATGCGGGACCGGCGCAACTGATGTCGGAATTCAAGACGATCGCGCTTCGTTGCCTGCTGGCCCTCACGATCTCGCTTGCGACACTGATTCCACGCGGTGTCAGCGCGGCCGAGACGCCTGCGCCGTCCTCAATTGCCATTCACTTCAGCTTCGACCGCCCGCCCGACGCAAGCATGGCGCCGTTCTTCCTTGCGGCAAAGGACGGCAGGTTCGGCGCCGAGCGTCTGAACGTGTCCTTCAGCAGCGCGGCCGGGTCGCCGGAGGCACTCGCCCGCGTCGCCAAGGGCGCCAGCGAGCTTGCGCTCGTCGACATCAACGAGCTGATCCGGTTTCGCGACAAGGAGGATGCGGCGCCGGTCAAGGCGGTGTTCGTGCTGTTCAACCGCGCGCCCTACGCGATCATGGCGCGCAGGAGCCGCGGCATCCATCTGTTGCCCGATCTCGACGGCAAGACCGTCGGCGTTGCCGAGGCCGATCTGTCGATGCGGCTGTGGCCGGCGCTGGCGCAGCAGAACGGCATCAAGGCATCGCGCGTCAAATTCCACAAGATCAGCGCGGCGGTGCGCGAGCCGATCCTCTCCGCGGGACAGGTCGATGCCGTCGCGGGTTTCAGCCACCTCTCGGCGGTGAACCTGCGCGACCGCGGCGTGCCCGGCGCCGATCTCGTGGTGCTGCGCTATGCCGATTACGGCTGCGAGGCCTATGGCTTCGCCGTGGCGGTCAATGCCGCCTTCGCCGCAGCAAAGCCGGACGCCGTGAAAGGCTTCGTCCGCGCCTTGATCGCCGGCATCGCCGCGACCGTCAAGGAGCCGGCGCGTGCGGCGGACGACGCCGCGAACCGCATCGACGGCGGCGACCGCGACCTGGAGCTGCAACGCCTGCGCACCGTCCTTGCCGACAACGTCCTGACCGACGAGGTCAAGCGCAACGGTCTCGGCGGCATCGAGCCACGGCGCCTGGAGCGCTCGATCGACCAGATCGCGCAGGACTTCAAATTCCGCAAGCGGCCGACCCCGGGCGACGTCTTCGACGACCAATTCCTGCCGCCGGTCGCCGAACGGCTGATCAATTGAGAAAAATCGGCGGCTTCCGCTATATCTCGCGCGCGATCCCGGCTTAGAATACGGGCTCCGTCGTCCGCTCGAGCTTCGTCATCCGCATGTCCATCCTCCGTCTCTATACCCGCGTTCTCGAATTGCT contains:
- a CDS encoding ABC transporter substrate-binding protein; translated protein: MSEFKTIALRCLLALTISLATLIPRGVSAAETPAPSSIAIHFSFDRPPDASMAPFFLAAKDGRFGAERLNVSFSSAAGSPEALARVAKGASELALVDINELIRFRDKEDAAPVKAVFVLFNRAPYAIMARRSRGIHLLPDLDGKTVGVAEADLSMRLWPALAQQNGIKASRVKFHKISAAVREPILSAGQVDAVAGFSHLSAVNLRDRGVPGADLVVLRYADYGCEAYGFAVAVNAAFAAAKPDAVKGFVRALIAGIAATVKEPARAADDAANRIDGGDRDLELQRLRTVLADNVLTDEVKRNGLGGIEPRRLERSIDQIAQDFKFRKRPTPGDVFDDQFLPPVAERLIN